In a genomic window of Pseudomonas mohnii:
- the rimJ gene encoding ribosomal protein S5-alanine N-acetyltransferase: MTILTLPCKRLTLAILSPSQAALESDFYQRNQAHLAPWSPVRPDDYYRPEKIRSRLAQQAFAFEDGYAVHFAVLDRDGQQMIGACNFSGIIRGAFQACYLGYHIDQAHQGQGLMHEALQAGIRYMFETMNLHRIMANFIPDNERSARLLERLGFEREGYAKAYLNIGGRWQDHVLTALVSKVYEDPDQCWSRQLS, translated from the coding sequence ATGACGATCCTCACCCTCCCCTGCAAACGCCTGACGCTGGCCATCCTCAGCCCCAGCCAGGCTGCGCTGGAAAGCGACTTCTACCAGCGCAATCAGGCACACCTCGCCCCCTGGTCACCGGTTCGCCCCGACGACTACTACCGTCCGGAAAAAATCCGCTCGCGCCTGGCGCAACAGGCCTTTGCCTTCGAAGACGGCTACGCGGTGCACTTTGCAGTGCTGGATCGCGACGGCCAGCAGATGATCGGCGCATGCAATTTCAGCGGCATCATTCGCGGGGCATTTCAGGCGTGTTACCTCGGCTATCACATCGACCAAGCCCACCAGGGCCAGGGTTTGATGCATGAAGCCCTGCAAGCGGGCATCCGTTACATGTTCGAGACAATGAACCTGCACCGGATCATGGCCAACTTCATCCCCGACAACGAGCGCAGCGCCCGGTTGCTGGAGCGCCTGGGTTTCGAGCGCGAAGGCTATGCCAAGGCGTACCTGAACATCGGCGGGCGCTGGCAGGATCATGTGCTGACGGCGCTGGTCAGCAAGGTCTACGAAGACCCTGATCAATGCTGGTCAAGACAGCTTTCCTAA
- a CDS encoding methyl-accepting chemotaxis protein: protein MGVTLRDLISGIRDGVTQIASAAEELSAVTEQTSAGVNSQKVETDQVATAMHEMTATVQEVARNAEQASQAAAAADGEAREGDKVVAEAIDQIERLASEVVRSTEAMGVLQQESDKIGSVMDVIKAVAEQTNLLALNAAIEAARAGEAGRGFAVVADEVRGLAQRTQKSTEEIESLVAGLQNGTQQVAMVMNNSRVLTDSSVALTRKAGASLENITRTVSNIQSMNQQIAAAAEQQSAVAEEISRSIINVRDVSEQTAAASDETAASSVELARLGNQLQAMVSHFRV, encoded by the coding sequence ATGGGCGTGACCCTGCGCGACCTGATCAGTGGCATCCGCGACGGCGTCACCCAGATCGCCAGCGCTGCCGAAGAATTATCGGCCGTGACCGAACAAACCAGCGCCGGGGTCAACAGCCAGAAAGTCGAAACCGATCAGGTCGCCACCGCCATGCACGAAATGACCGCCACCGTGCAGGAAGTCGCGCGCAATGCCGAGCAGGCCTCGCAAGCGGCAGCCGCGGCCGACGGTGAAGCTCGCGAAGGTGACAAAGTGGTGGCCGAAGCGATCGACCAGATCGAACGCCTGGCCAGCGAAGTGGTGCGATCCACCGAAGCCATGGGCGTGCTGCAACAGGAAAGCGACAAGATCGGCAGCGTCATGGACGTGATCAAGGCCGTGGCCGAACAGACCAACCTGCTGGCGCTCAACGCGGCCATTGAAGCGGCGCGCGCCGGTGAAGCCGGACGTGGTTTTGCCGTGGTGGCCGACGAAGTCCGCGGCCTGGCCCAGCGTACGCAAAAATCCACCGAAGAAATCGAAAGCCTGGTGGCGGGTCTGCAGAACGGCACCCAACAAGTGGCAATGGTGATGAACAACAGTCGCGTCCTGACCGACAGCAGCGTGGCCCTGACCCGCAAGGCCGGCGCTTCACTGGAAAACATCACCCGCACGGTGTCCAACATCCAGTCGATGAACCAGCAGATCGCAGCCGCCGCCGAACAGCAAAGCGCCGTGGCCGAAGAGATCAGCCGCAGCATCATCAACGTGCGCGACGTCTCCGAACAGACCGCTGCGGCCAGCGACGAAACCGCAGCGTCCAGTGTTGAACTGGCGCGGTTGGGCAATCAGCTGCAAGCGATGGTGAGCCACTTCCGGGTCTGA
- a CDS encoding phosphatase PAP2 family protein, translated as MQSTSHRFYWLNFGIPLACAAVVFLMFDMTSIDIAFSNLFFDPITQTFPIDQVHFFEKLTHKWARIIPNWTAEIALIGAILSFVWPLVTPQKHPRLGNFLERTKAAPVLRFARDHRRDFLFVVFAFAICTGVIHFLKSHTSVYCPIETTLYGGKIAHIEWYQNFQLFREAGDGRCWPGGHASGGFTMLALYFVARRYRWRFSKAVMYGSLLLGFVYGTTRVLQGWHYMSHTFWAGIFVWLACLLTALAFYGRVRLDQPVLQKHERRVAVAQAQAAS; from the coding sequence ATGCAGAGTACTTCCCACCGTTTCTACTGGTTGAATTTCGGTATTCCGCTGGCCTGCGCCGCCGTGGTTTTCCTGATGTTCGACATGACGTCAATCGACATCGCGTTCAGCAATCTGTTCTTTGATCCGATTACCCAAACCTTCCCAATCGACCAGGTTCACTTCTTTGAGAAGCTCACCCACAAGTGGGCGCGGATCATTCCCAACTGGACTGCTGAAATTGCGTTGATCGGCGCGATCCTGTCGTTTGTCTGGCCATTGGTCACCCCGCAAAAACATCCGCGCCTGGGCAACTTTCTGGAGCGGACCAAAGCCGCCCCTGTGCTTCGGTTTGCCAGGGACCATCGTCGGGATTTTCTGTTTGTGGTATTTGCGTTCGCGATTTGCACGGGAGTGATCCATTTCCTCAAGTCGCATACCAGCGTGTACTGCCCGATTGAAACGACGCTTTACGGTGGAAAAATCGCCCACATCGAGTGGTACCAGAACTTCCAGCTGTTCAGGGAAGCAGGCGATGGCCGTTGCTGGCCAGGCGGCCATGCCTCGGGTGGTTTCACCATGCTGGCGTTGTATTTCGTGGCACGTCGCTACCGCTGGCGCTTTTCCAAAGCGGTGATGTACGGTTCGCTGCTGCTGGGTTTCGTCTACGGCACCACGCGTGTTCTGCAAGGCTGGCACTACATGTCCCACACCTTCTGGGCCGGGATCTTCGTGTGGCTGGCGTGTTTGCTGACGGCGCTGGCGTTTTACGGCCGGGTGCGGCTGGATCAGCCGGTTCTGCAAAAGCACGAGCGGCGGGTAGCTGTAGCGCAGGCTCAGGCGGCCAGTTAA
- a CDS encoding N-acyl-D-amino-acid deacylase family protein, which produces MMYDTLIRNALIIDGSNSPGYPADLAILNGRIERIGDLRDARATQKIDAAGRVLAPGFIDVHTHDDTVVIRQPQMLPKLSQGVTTVIVGNCGISASPVSLRSDPPDPMNLLGSRAAFVYPTFSDYRAAVEAANTTLNVAALVGHTALRSNHLDDLYRTATASEIAAMREQLRESLKAGALGLSTGLAYASAFSASTDEVMQLTEELTAFGAVYTTHLRSEFEPVLEAMYEAFRIGRHAKVPVIISHLKCAGAGNWGRSPQLLEALERAAQTHPVGCDCYPYAASSSTLDLKQVTDAHRITITWSTPHPEMGGRDLMDIAAEWNLSLLDAARQLQPAGAVYYGMDEADVRRILAHPLSMVGSDGLPEDPFPHPRLWGAFPRVLGHFSRDAGLFALHTAVHKMTGLSAARFGLKERGEIREGHWADLVLFDPATIRDVADFNDPQRAAEGIDGVWVNGVLSYCDGQATGRRAGRFLAREGDLRDGFE; this is translated from the coding sequence ATGATGTACGACACGCTGATTCGCAACGCGCTGATCATCGATGGCAGTAACAGCCCCGGCTACCCCGCCGACCTGGCGATACTGAACGGTCGCATCGAGCGCATCGGCGACCTGCGCGACGCCCGCGCCACCCAGAAGATCGACGCCGCCGGTCGCGTGCTGGCGCCGGGTTTCATCGACGTGCACACCCATGACGACACCGTGGTGATCCGCCAGCCGCAAATGCTGCCCAAGCTCAGCCAGGGGGTGACCACGGTGATCGTCGGCAACTGCGGCATCAGTGCTTCGCCGGTGAGTTTGCGCAGCGATCCGCCGGACCCGATGAACCTGCTGGGCAGCCGCGCCGCCTTTGTTTATCCGACGTTCAGCGATTACCGCGCGGCGGTCGAAGCGGCGAACACGACGCTGAACGTCGCCGCGTTGGTGGGCCACACCGCGCTGCGCAGCAACCATCTCGACGATCTGTATCGCACCGCCACGGCCAGCGAAATTGCCGCGATGCGCGAACAGCTGCGCGAGAGCCTGAAGGCCGGTGCGCTGGGACTGTCCACGGGCCTGGCTTATGCCAGCGCGTTTTCGGCGTCCACGGACGAAGTCATGCAACTGACCGAAGAGCTGACAGCGTTCGGCGCCGTCTACACCACCCACTTGCGCAGCGAATTCGAACCGGTACTGGAGGCCATGTACGAGGCGTTCCGGATTGGCCGTCATGCGAAAGTCCCGGTGATCATTTCCCACCTCAAATGCGCCGGCGCCGGTAACTGGGGCCGCAGCCCGCAGCTGCTGGAAGCCCTTGAGCGTGCCGCGCAAACCCACCCGGTGGGCTGCGATTGCTATCCCTATGCGGCGAGCTCTTCGACCCTGGACCTCAAGCAAGTCACCGACGCCCATCGGATCACCATCACCTGGTCGACGCCGCATCCGGAGATGGGCGGCCGCGACCTGATGGACATCGCTGCCGAGTGGAACCTGTCGTTGCTCGATGCCGCCCGCCAACTGCAACCGGCCGGTGCGGTGTATTACGGGATGGACGAGGCGGACGTACGCAGAATCCTCGCGCATCCGCTGTCGATGGTCGGCTCCGACGGTTTGCCGGAAGACCCGTTTCCCCATCCTCGTTTGTGGGGCGCGTTCCCTCGGGTGCTCGGACATTTCAGCCGCGACGCAGGACTGTTTGCGCTGCACACCGCCGTGCACAAAATGACCGGGCTATCAGCCGCGCGATTCGGTTTGAAGGAGCGGGGCGAGATCCGCGAAGGGCATTGGGCCGACCTGGTGTTGTTCGACCCGGCGACTATTCGCGACGTGGCGGACTTCAATGATCCGCAACGGGCGGCCGAAGGCATCGACGGCGTGTGGGTCAACGGGGTTCTGAGTTACTGCGACGGTCAGGCGACCGGGCGCAGGGCAGGGCGGTTTCTGGCGCGGGAAGGGGATTTGCGAGACGGGTTTGAGTGA
- a CDS encoding histidine phosphatase family protein, with protein sequence MELRLTLFGVKRSIDLSRFARYRNAIVVLASALLVVPLILFLLRPAAAPDLAHGNVAGFQALLAGWAKGDMIVLVRHVERCDHSSAACLVGNDGITERSRSVAVEVGKHFEQLGLSKADIYNSPMLRTAQTAAYMFNKVGTGEDWLISCKGTMLRDALAHKVAGRNLILVTHSECMEQLEKDLKLSGSTPGYGASLFISAETPQTPRMLGFIDASDWQSVTSK encoded by the coding sequence ATGGAATTGAGACTCACTCTGTTCGGAGTAAAACGCTCGATCGACCTGAGCCGATTTGCCCGTTATCGCAATGCAATCGTGGTGCTGGCCTCGGCATTGCTGGTGGTACCCCTGATCCTTTTTCTGCTGCGGCCTGCCGCCGCGCCGGACCTGGCCCATGGTAATGTGGCCGGCTTTCAGGCATTGCTGGCCGGTTGGGCCAAGGGCGACATGATCGTGCTGGTACGTCATGTCGAGCGTTGTGATCACTCCAGCGCCGCCTGCCTGGTGGGCAACGATGGCATTACCGAACGTTCGCGTAGCGTCGCGGTGGAAGTCGGCAAGCACTTCGAGCAGTTGGGGCTGAGCAAGGCCGACATCTACAACAGCCCGATGCTGCGTACAGCACAGACAGCGGCCTACATGTTCAACAAGGTCGGCACCGGTGAGGACTGGCTGATCAGTTGCAAGGGCACTATGCTGCGCGACGCTTTGGCGCATAAAGTGGCCGGACGCAACCTGATCCTGGTGACCCACAGCGAATGCATGGAGCAGCTCGAGAAAGACCTCAAGTTGTCAGGCTCCACTCCGGGCTACGGCGCTTCGTTGTTCATTTCCGCCGAAACGCCACAGACACCTCGCATGCTAGGGTTCATCGACGCCTCGGACTGGCAATCGGTGACGAGTAAATGA
- a CDS encoding ArnT family glycosyltransferase — protein sequence MSRSTSSLLLLAVLLFFFALGNHQLQGSTEARVAGIAMEMHLDNDWVTPRLFGEPFLEKPPLSLWLDAGAIGAFGSTPWAVRLTSAFAGLFSVMLLFAMLRRFGRPTTLAWTAALLLATMASYWSNVRGVGEDALLALGVTLTLLAFFQGHRQSSLSNALLFALGIAIATLSKGILGLAMPGVVIFAFLLAESLMDKRLHLAHWLRPGLLTLLGLLPLMIWLALLYQRGGIQAVTELLLTNSVGRFSGSFVEAGHFEPIYYYLAKLPEAFLPWNILVYLGLWHFRKSLMANRYLLFFTLWILAQFVMLTLASSKRTVYLMSMTPAAAVIAAEYASVLYAKLKARQDVSPLASSILRHRRSVAVGTLSVVIASYLAAAQWALPHADRTLSFLPLTEQIRALQANGQQVALYQANERLGGASVFYTHRVLKGLDTEAQLHEFLTASPSNVAVIGADAEPPAPLKVLKSMTVGKQHYYFVGQ from the coding sequence ATGTCGCGCTCCACTTCCTCACTGTTATTGCTTGCCGTGCTGCTGTTTTTCTTCGCCCTGGGCAATCACCAGCTGCAAGGCTCCACCGAGGCGCGGGTCGCCGGCATTGCCATGGAAATGCACCTGGACAACGACTGGGTAACCCCTCGCCTGTTCGGCGAACCCTTCCTGGAAAAACCGCCCCTGAGCCTGTGGCTCGACGCCGGAGCCATCGGCGCGTTCGGCAGCACGCCGTGGGCGGTGCGGCTGACCTCGGCCTTTGCCGGGTTGTTCAGCGTGATGCTGTTGTTCGCGATGCTGCGGCGCTTCGGCCGGCCAACAACCCTCGCCTGGACCGCCGCATTGCTGTTGGCGACCATGGCCAGCTATTGGAGCAACGTGCGTGGCGTCGGCGAAGACGCGTTGCTCGCCCTCGGTGTGACGCTGACGCTACTGGCGTTCTTCCAGGGGCACCGACAATCGAGCCTGAGCAATGCGCTGTTGTTCGCCCTGGGAATCGCCATCGCCACCTTGAGCAAAGGCATCCTGGGGCTGGCGATGCCGGGGGTGGTGATCTTCGCCTTTTTGCTGGCCGAAAGCCTGATGGACAAGCGCCTGCACCTGGCGCACTGGCTTCGTCCAGGGCTGCTGACGCTGCTGGGATTGCTGCCACTGATGATCTGGCTGGCGCTGCTGTATCAGCGCGGCGGCATCCAGGCAGTGACGGAACTGCTGTTGACCAACAGCGTCGGACGCTTCAGTGGCTCCTTCGTGGAAGCCGGTCATTTCGAACCGATCTACTACTACCTGGCCAAACTGCCCGAGGCATTTTTGCCCTGGAACATTCTGGTGTACCTGGGGCTCTGGCATTTCCGTAAAAGCCTGATGGCCAACCGTTACCTGCTGTTCTTCACCCTGTGGATACTGGCCCAGTTCGTCATGCTGACGTTGGCGTCGAGTAAACGCACGGTGTACCTGATGTCGATGACACCGGCAGCGGCCGTCATCGCCGCCGAGTACGCGAGCGTCCTGTACGCAAAACTGAAGGCCCGGCAAGACGTCTCGCCCCTGGCGAGCAGCATTCTCCGGCATCGTCGCAGCGTGGCGGTTGGCACGCTGTCCGTGGTAATCGCCAGCTACCTCGCCGCGGCACAATGGGCGCTCCCCCACGCCGATCGCACATTGTCGTTCCTGCCGCTGACCGAGCAGATCCGGGCCCTGCAGGCCAACGGTCAGCAAGTCGCGCTGTATCAGGCCAACGAACGACTGGGCGGCGCCAGCGTGTTCTACACCCACCGCGTGCTCAAAGGACTGGATACCGAGGCGCAGCTGCATGAGTTCCTGACCGCGTCGCCTTCCAACGTGGCGGTCATTGGCGCCGATGCAGAACCGCCCGCGCCATTGAAAGTGCTCAAATCCATGACGGTCGGGAAACAGCATTACTACTTTGTCGGGCAATAA
- a CDS encoding NAD-dependent epimerase/dehydratase family protein, with protein MFVERILVTGGAGFIGSHLVEALLAKGYKVRVLDNLSSGKVSNLPMDNANLNLVVGDVADSATVGQAMRDCSAVVHLAAVASVQASVDDPVSTHQSNFVGTLNVCENMLKAGIKRVVFASSAAIYGNNGEGSAIDENTAKSPLTPYASDKLASEYYLDFYRREHGLEPVILRFFNIFGPRQDPSSPYSGVISIFTERAMNRQPVSIFGDGEQTRDFVYVLDLVSILLQAVEASEPQSGAVNIGLSRSTSLNDLIAELGAATGNPLTVNYLAPRQGDIRHSRANNARLLARFNLPEPTSIGNGLAQLIRSL; from the coding sequence ATGTTTGTGGAGCGAATACTCGTTACTGGCGGTGCTGGTTTCATCGGATCACACCTGGTGGAAGCGTTGCTGGCGAAAGGTTACAAAGTGCGTGTGCTGGATAACCTGTCCTCCGGCAAAGTCAGTAACTTGCCAATGGATAATGCCAACCTGAACCTGGTCGTCGGTGATGTCGCCGACAGCGCTACGGTGGGTCAGGCCATGCGTGATTGCAGCGCGGTCGTTCACCTGGCCGCCGTGGCCTCCGTTCAAGCGTCGGTGGACGATCCGGTCAGCACCCATCAAAGCAATTTTGTCGGCACGCTCAACGTCTGTGAAAACATGTTGAAGGCCGGGATCAAGCGTGTCGTGTTCGCCTCCAGCGCGGCCATCTATGGCAACAATGGCGAAGGTTCGGCCATTGATGAAAACACCGCCAAGTCGCCGCTCACGCCCTATGCCAGCGACAAACTGGCCAGCGAGTATTACCTGGATTTCTATCGCCGCGAACACGGCCTGGAACCGGTGATCCTGAGATTCTTCAACATCTTTGGCCCGCGCCAGGATCCGTCTTCGCCGTACTCCGGTGTGATCAGCATTTTCACCGAGCGGGCGATGAACCGGCAGCCGGTTTCGATTTTCGGTGACGGTGAGCAGACCCGCGACTTCGTCTACGTCCTGGACCTGGTGAGCATCCTGCTCCAGGCGGTGGAGGCGAGCGAACCGCAATCCGGTGCGGTGAACATCGGCTTGAGCCGCTCCACCAGCCTCAATGATTTGATCGCTGAACTGGGCGCGGCCACCGGCAACCCCTTGACGGTGAATTACCTGGCGCCACGTCAGGGCGATATTCGCCATTCGCGCGCCAACAATGCGCGCCTGCTCGCACGCTTCAATCTTCCGGAACCGACGTCCATCGGCAATGGTCTAGCGCAACTTATCCGCAGTCTTTGA
- a CDS encoding glyoxalase superfamily protein, translated as MSLGKTTPILRIFDEIKAVEFYVDFLGFKIDWQHRFEPDSPLYLQVSHGECVLHLSEHQGDSTPGSALRIETDELEALQQQLLAKQYPFAHPQIQAMPWGSQDMTIADPFGNRLVFTNAISV; from the coding sequence ATGAGCTTGGGCAAAACCACCCCGATCCTGCGGATCTTCGATGAAATCAAGGCCGTTGAGTTCTACGTCGACTTCCTCGGGTTCAAGATCGATTGGCAGCATCGTTTCGAACCCGACTCCCCGTTGTACCTGCAGGTTTCCCACGGTGAATGCGTGCTGCATCTGTCCGAACACCAGGGTGACAGCACGCCGGGCTCGGCCCTGCGCATCGAGACCGATGAACTGGAAGCGCTCCAGCAACAATTGCTGGCCAAGCAATACCCCTTCGCTCACCCGCAGATCCAGGCGATGCCGTGGGGCAGCCAGGACATGACCATCGCCGATCCGTTCGGCAATCGGTTGGTGTTTACCAATGCGATCAGTGTGTGA
- a CDS encoding bifunctional glycoside hydrolase 114/ polysaccharide deacetylase family protein encodes MEIVFRRTRVRSVAKRLLAALALCVSGPAVQAAALAPPSSVTFWYADEPPISELAQFDWSVVEPGHVSAGDVKTLRKLGSQPFAYLSVGEFSGNKAAIDKAGLGKAVSPVRNGAWDSQVMDLAAPAWREHLFSRAKALQAEGYAGLFLDTLDSFQLMPQAEQEAQRHALASFLRELHQRQPDLKLFFNRGFEVLAELDGVAAAVAVESIHAGWDASAKRYRPVPEADRQWLETQLQPLRAKGIALVAIDYLPPERREEARKLAKRLREEGFIPYIGTPDLDSMGISSIEVQPRRIALIYDPREGDVIRNAGHTLLGGLLEYLGYRVDYLAADETLPEHRFSGLYAGIITWMTSGPPQDSPAFNRWLGKRLDEQVPLVFFAGLPVEDKLLLKRLGLERRAPPATQALTITYQDKSLLGAFEAPVQPRSRDLSAVSVLPNGPKASLLLTGEGGQTFTPVAVASWGGLALAPYILETNNERSRWILDPFAFLQASLRLPVQPRPDTTTENGRRIATVHIDGDGFPSRAEVRGTPYAGKQVLDDFIRPNPFLTSVSIVEGEISPRGMFPFLARELEPIARELFANPKVEVATHTFSHPFFMQPEVAQKREGFNPEYGLKMAIPNYDKLDFRREIFGSRDYINQQLTTPEKPVKLVFWPGDALPSAATIKLAYDAGLKNVNGAETMLTKANPSLTGLNPLLRPTSGGLQYYAPIINENLYTNLWKGPYYGFRDVIDTFELTDSPRRLRGLHLYYHFYSSTKQASIKAMNEIYGYMREQQPMSLWMSDYLDRLHGLYQASLARTAEGDWQIRGMDALRTVRLDPQMGWPDLRRSQGIAGVRDVPQGRYVHLSSDRALLVLRPDRDSRPALEEANLPLLDWRYLDDQHVSFSFAGQVDLSFSVRSASACRVEVDGQRFTGKASAGLWTFQLPMKQVSNGQLLCN; translated from the coding sequence ATGGAAATCGTTTTTCGCAGGACGCGTGTCCGCTCGGTCGCCAAGCGACTGTTAGCCGCTCTGGCATTGTGTGTCAGTGGCCCTGCCGTACAGGCTGCCGCATTGGCGCCACCCTCCAGCGTGACCTTTTGGTATGCCGACGAGCCGCCGATCTCCGAGCTGGCCCAGTTCGACTGGTCGGTGGTCGAGCCGGGGCATGTGTCGGCGGGGGACGTCAAAACCCTGCGCAAGTTGGGCAGCCAGCCGTTTGCCTACCTGTCCGTCGGTGAATTCAGCGGCAACAAGGCGGCCATCGACAAGGCCGGCCTGGGCAAAGCCGTCAGCCCGGTTCGCAACGGCGCCTGGGACAGCCAGGTCATGGACCTCGCCGCGCCGGCCTGGCGTGAGCATTTGTTCAGCCGCGCCAAGGCACTGCAAGCCGAAGGTTATGCCGGGCTGTTCCTCGACACGCTCGACAGCTTTCAGTTGATGCCGCAAGCGGAGCAAGAAGCGCAACGCCATGCCCTGGCCAGTTTCCTGCGGGAGCTGCACCAGCGTCAGCCAGACCTGAAGCTGTTTTTCAATCGCGGTTTTGAAGTGCTGGCAGAGCTCGATGGCGTGGCAGCCGCCGTGGCCGTCGAGTCCATCCATGCCGGTTGGGACGCGTCCGCCAAACGGTATCGTCCGGTGCCCGAAGCTGACCGCCAGTGGCTGGAAACCCAGCTGCAACCCTTGCGCGCCAAAGGCATTGCGCTGGTGGCCATCGACTACTTGCCGCCAGAGCGCCGCGAGGAAGCGCGCAAGCTGGCCAAGCGTCTGCGTGAAGAGGGTTTCATTCCGTACATTGGCACCCCCGATCTGGATTCGATGGGCATCAGCAGCATTGAAGTCCAGCCACGTCGCATCGCCTTGATTTACGACCCGCGTGAAGGCGATGTGATTCGCAACGCCGGGCACACGCTGTTGGGCGGTCTGCTCGAATACCTGGGCTATCGGGTCGACTATCTGGCGGCTGACGAAACGCTGCCGGAGCACCGTTTCAGCGGTTTGTATGCGGGCATCATTACCTGGATGACCAGCGGCCCGCCGCAGGACAGTCCGGCGTTCAATCGCTGGCTGGGCAAGCGTCTGGACGAACAGGTGCCGCTGGTGTTTTTCGCCGGTCTGCCGGTTGAAGACAAGCTGCTGCTCAAGCGCCTGGGCCTTGAACGCCGGGCACCTCCGGCCACTCAAGCGCTGACGATCACCTATCAGGACAAGTCGCTGCTCGGGGCGTTCGAAGCACCGGTGCAGCCGCGATCCCGTGACCTGAGTGCGGTTTCTGTGCTGCCCAATGGTCCTAAAGCATCGTTGCTGTTGACTGGCGAAGGCGGCCAAACGTTTACCCCTGTCGCGGTAGCCAGTTGGGGCGGTCTGGCACTCGCGCCGTACATCCTGGAAACCAACAACGAGCGCAGTCGCTGGATTCTCGATCCGTTCGCGTTTCTCCAGGCCAGCCTGCGGCTGCCGGTGCAGCCACGGCCGGACACCACCACCGAAAACGGGCGGCGCATCGCCACGGTGCACATCGATGGCGACGGCTTTCCCTCGCGCGCCGAGGTGCGTGGCACGCCTTACGCGGGCAAACAAGTGTTGGATGATTTCATCCGGCCCAACCCGTTCCTGACCTCGGTGTCGATCGTCGAGGGCGAGATTTCCCCGCGCGGAATGTTTCCGTTTCTGGCCCGCGAGCTGGAGCCCATCGCCCGCGAGTTGTTCGCCAACCCGAAAGTCGAAGTGGCGACGCACACCTTTAGCCATCCGTTTTTCATGCAGCCGGAAGTGGCGCAGAAACGCGAAGGCTTCAATCCGGAATATGGCTTGAAAATGGCCATTCCGAATTACGACAAACTGGATTTCCGCCGCGAGATTTTTGGTTCGCGTGACTACATCAATCAACAACTGACGACCCCGGAAAAACCGGTGAAGCTGGTCTTCTGGCCGGGCGACGCCTTGCCGTCGGCGGCCACGATCAAACTGGCCTATGACGCGGGCCTGAAAAACGTCAACGGCGCCGAGACCATGTTGACCAAGGCCAACCCGTCGCTGACCGGTCTGAACCCGCTGTTGCGACCGACCTCGGGCGGTCTGCAGTACTACGCGCCGATCATCAACGAAAACCTCTACACCAATCTCTGGAAAGGACCGTATTACGGTTTTCGCGATGTGATTGACACCTTTGAGCTGACCGACAGCCCGCGACGCCTGCGCGGCCTGCACCTCTATTACCACTTCTATTCGAGCACCAAGCAGGCCTCGATCAAAGCGATGAACGAGATCTACGGCTACATGCGCGAACAGCAGCCGATGTCGCTGTGGATGAGCGATTACCTTGATCGCCTGCACGGTCTGTATCAGGCCAGTCTGGCGCGCACCGCCGAGGGCGACTGGCAGATTCGCGGCATGGATGCGTTGCGCACCGTGCGCCTTGATCCGCAAATGGGGTGGCCGGATCTGCGGCGTTCCCAAGGTATTGCGGGGGTGCGTGATGTGCCTCAGGGACGCTACGTGCACTTGAGCAGTGACCGTGCATTGCTGGTGTTGCGCCCTGACCGGGATTCACGCCCGGCCCTTGAAGAAGCCAATTTGCCGTTGCTGGACTGGCGTTACCTGGATGACCAACACGTGAGCTTTTCGTTTGCCGGTCAAGTCGACCTGAGCTTCTCGGTGCGCTCGGCGAGCGCCTGCCGGGTCGAAGTGGATGGACAGCGTTTTACAGGCAAGGCGTCCGCCGGCCTGTGGACTTTTCAATTACCGATGAAGCAGGTGAGTAATGGTCAGCTCCTCTGCAACTAA